The following are encoded in a window of Chlorocebus sabaeus isolate Y175 chromosome 10, mChlSab1.0.hap1, whole genome shotgun sequence genomic DNA:
- the ZFAND2B gene encoding AN1-type zinc finger protein 2B isoform X2, with the protein MTSARRARRGRSGGRGPAGAGAPTPPGLAMEFPDLGAHCSEPSCQRLDFLPLKCDACLGIFCADHVAYAQHHCGSAYQKDIQVPVCPLCNVPVPVARGEPPDRAVGEHIDRDCRSDPAQQKRKIFTNKCERAGCRQREMMKLTCERCSRNFCIKHRHPLDHDCSGEGHPTSRAGLAAISRAQNVASTSTVPSPSRTMPSCPSPSRATTQSPSWTAPPVIALQNGLSEDEALQRALEMSLAETKPQVPSCQEEDDLALAQALSASEAEYQRQQAQSRSSKPSNCSLC; encoded by the exons ATGACGTCAGCGCGCCGCGCGCGCCGAGGGAGGAGCGGGGGCCGTGGGCCTGCTGGCGCGGGGGCTCCG ACCCCACCCGGCCTGGCGATGGAGTTTCCGGACCTCGGGGCTCACTGTTCGGAGCCGAGCTGTCAGCGCTTGG ATTTTCTGCCGCTTAAGTGTGATGCCTGCTTAGGCATCTTCTGCGCAGACCATGTGGCCTACGCCCAGCATCACTGTGGATCTGCTTACCAAAAG GATATCCAGGTACCTGTGTGCCCTCTCTGTaatgtgcctgtgcctgtggccAGAGGGGAGCCCCCTGACCGTGCTGTGGGAGAGCACATTGACAGAGACTGTCGCTCTGATCCAGCACAGCAAAAACGTAAG ATCTTCACCAATAAGTGTGAGCGCGCTGGCTGCCGGCAGCGAGAAATGATGAAACTGACCTGTGAACGGTGTAGCCGAAACTTCTGCATCAAGCACCGGCACCCACTGGACCATGATTGCTCTGGGGAGGGGCACCCAACCAGCCGGGCAGG ACTAGCTGCCATCTCCAGAGCACAAAATGTGGCTTCTACAAGCACTGTCCCCAGCCCAAGTCGAACCATGCCTTCCTGTCCCTCTCCCAGCAG AGCCACAACCCAGTCTCCATCCTGGACAGCCCCTCCAGTGATTGCTTTGCAGAATGGCCTG AGTGAGGATGAAGCTCTGCAGCGGGCCCTGGAAATGTCCCTGGCAGAGACCAAACCCCAGGTTCCAAG TTGTCAGGAGGAAGACGACCTAGCTTTAGCACAAGCACTGTCAGCCAGTGAGGCAGAATACCAGCGGCAGCAG GCCCAGAGCCGCAGCTCGAAGCCATCCAACTGCAGCCTGTGCTAG
- the ZFAND2B gene encoding AN1-type zinc finger protein 2B isoform X4 — translation MTSARRARRGRSGGRGPAGAGAPTPPGLAMEFPDLGAHCSEPSCQRLDFLPLKCDACLGIFCADHVAYAQHHCGSAYQKIFTNKCERAGCRQREMMKLTCERCSRNFCIKHRHPLDHDCSGEGHPTSRAGLAAISRAQNVASTSTVPSPSRTMPSCPSPSRATTQSPSWTAPPVIALQNGLSEDEALQRALEMSLAETKPQVPSCQEEDDLALAQALSASEAEYQRQQAQSRSSKPSNCSLC, via the exons ATGACGTCAGCGCGCCGCGCGCGCCGAGGGAGGAGCGGGGGCCGTGGGCCTGCTGGCGCGGGGGCTCCG ACCCCACCCGGCCTGGCGATGGAGTTTCCGGACCTCGGGGCTCACTGTTCGGAGCCGAGCTGTCAGCGCTTGG ATTTTCTGCCGCTTAAGTGTGATGCCTGCTTAGGCATCTTCTGCGCAGACCATGTGGCCTACGCCCAGCATCACTGTGGATCTGCTTACCAAAAG ATCTTCACCAATAAGTGTGAGCGCGCTGGCTGCCGGCAGCGAGAAATGATGAAACTGACCTGTGAACGGTGTAGCCGAAACTTCTGCATCAAGCACCGGCACCCACTGGACCATGATTGCTCTGGGGAGGGGCACCCAACCAGCCGGGCAGG ACTAGCTGCCATCTCCAGAGCACAAAATGTGGCTTCTACAAGCACTGTCCCCAGCCCAAGTCGAACCATGCCTTCCTGTCCCTCTCCCAGCAG AGCCACAACCCAGTCTCCATCCTGGACAGCCCCTCCAGTGATTGCTTTGCAGAATGGCCTG AGTGAGGATGAAGCTCTGCAGCGGGCCCTGGAAATGTCCCTGGCAGAGACCAAACCCCAGGTTCCAAG TTGTCAGGAGGAAGACGACCTAGCTTTAGCACAAGCACTGTCAGCCAGTGAGGCAGAATACCAGCGGCAGCAG GCCCAGAGCCGCAGCTCGAAGCCATCCAACTGCAGCCTGTGCTAG
- the ZFAND2B gene encoding AN1-type zinc finger protein 2B isoform X3, protein MTSARRARRGRSGGRGPAGAGAPTPPGLAMEFPDLGAHCSEPSCQRLDFLPLKCDACLGIFCADHVAYAQHHCGSAYQKIFTNKCERAGCRQREMMKLTCERCSRNFCIKHRHPLDHDCSGEGHPTSRAGLAAISRAQNVASTSTVPSPSRTMPSCPSPSRATTQSPSWTAPPVIALQNGLSEDEALQRALEMSLAETKPQVPSCQEEDDLALAQALSASEAEYQRQQGTQGEAARSSLEGRDKQE, encoded by the exons ATGACGTCAGCGCGCCGCGCGCGCCGAGGGAGGAGCGGGGGCCGTGGGCCTGCTGGCGCGGGGGCTCCG ACCCCACCCGGCCTGGCGATGGAGTTTCCGGACCTCGGGGCTCACTGTTCGGAGCCGAGCTGTCAGCGCTTGG ATTTTCTGCCGCTTAAGTGTGATGCCTGCTTAGGCATCTTCTGCGCAGACCATGTGGCCTACGCCCAGCATCACTGTGGATCTGCTTACCAAAAG ATCTTCACCAATAAGTGTGAGCGCGCTGGCTGCCGGCAGCGAGAAATGATGAAACTGACCTGTGAACGGTGTAGCCGAAACTTCTGCATCAAGCACCGGCACCCACTGGACCATGATTGCTCTGGGGAGGGGCACCCAACCAGCCGGGCAGG ACTAGCTGCCATCTCCAGAGCACAAAATGTGGCTTCTACAAGCACTGTCCCCAGCCCAAGTCGAACCATGCCTTCCTGTCCCTCTCCCAGCAG AGCCACAACCCAGTCTCCATCCTGGACAGCCCCTCCAGTGATTGCTTTGCAGAATGGCCTG AGTGAGGATGAAGCTCTGCAGCGGGCCCTGGAAATGTCCCTGGCAGAGACCAAACCCCAGGTTCCAAG TTGTCAGGAGGAAGACGACCTAGCTTTAGCACAAGCACTGTCAGCCAGTGAGGCAGAATACCAGCGGCAGCAG GGTACACAGGGAGAGGCGGCCCGGAGTAGCCTGGAGGGCAGAGACAAGCAGGAGTGA
- the ZFAND2B gene encoding AN1-type zinc finger protein 2B isoform X1 produces MTSARRARRGRSGGRGPAGAGAPTPPGLAMEFPDLGAHCSEPSCQRLDFLPLKCDACLGIFCADHVAYAQHHCGSAYQKDIQVPVCPLCNVPVPVARGEPPDRAVGEHIDRDCRSDPAQQKRKIFTNKCERAGCRQREMMKLTCERCSRNFCIKHRHPLDHDCSGEGHPTSRAGLAAISRAQNVASTSTVPSPSRTMPSCPSPSRATTQSPSWTAPPVIALQNGLSEDEALQRALEMSLAETKPQVPSCQEEDDLALAQALSASEAEYQRQQGTQGEAARSSLEGRDKQE; encoded by the exons ATGACGTCAGCGCGCCGCGCGCGCCGAGGGAGGAGCGGGGGCCGTGGGCCTGCTGGCGCGGGGGCTCCG ACCCCACCCGGCCTGGCGATGGAGTTTCCGGACCTCGGGGCTCACTGTTCGGAGCCGAGCTGTCAGCGCTTGG ATTTTCTGCCGCTTAAGTGTGATGCCTGCTTAGGCATCTTCTGCGCAGACCATGTGGCCTACGCCCAGCATCACTGTGGATCTGCTTACCAAAAG GATATCCAGGTACCTGTGTGCCCTCTCTGTaatgtgcctgtgcctgtggccAGAGGGGAGCCCCCTGACCGTGCTGTGGGAGAGCACATTGACAGAGACTGTCGCTCTGATCCAGCACAGCAAAAACGTAAG ATCTTCACCAATAAGTGTGAGCGCGCTGGCTGCCGGCAGCGAGAAATGATGAAACTGACCTGTGAACGGTGTAGCCGAAACTTCTGCATCAAGCACCGGCACCCACTGGACCATGATTGCTCTGGGGAGGGGCACCCAACCAGCCGGGCAGG ACTAGCTGCCATCTCCAGAGCACAAAATGTGGCTTCTACAAGCACTGTCCCCAGCCCAAGTCGAACCATGCCTTCCTGTCCCTCTCCCAGCAG AGCCACAACCCAGTCTCCATCCTGGACAGCCCCTCCAGTGATTGCTTTGCAGAATGGCCTG AGTGAGGATGAAGCTCTGCAGCGGGCCCTGGAAATGTCCCTGGCAGAGACCAAACCCCAGGTTCCAAG TTGTCAGGAGGAAGACGACCTAGCTTTAGCACAAGCACTGTCAGCCAGTGAGGCAGAATACCAGCGGCAGCAG GGTACACAGGGAGAGGCGGCCCGGAGTAGCCTGGAGGGCAGAGACAAGCAGGAGTGA